ctgtaacatgtgcactcaaccaggtatgccactacatGGCCTCTCACACAGCACTTTGTTTCCATGTCAGACCTTCCCATGCCTTCATGTGAAGACAATCTGACTATTGTCAGCAGTTTCTGTGATGATGTTggcttgacacacacacacacacacacacacacacacacacacacacactacctgtTAGCTGGAGAGATTTAACATACAGTCTTTAAAAACTTcagacagacagcataatggttatacaaaagactttcaaggatggggttccaaagttccaggttcaattcccagcaacaccacaagccaagctgagcagtgctctagtctctctctctttgtatttgtttcatcaaaaataaataaaatattaaagaaaaaaaataactacagagTGAAAGTCAATGAGGCCTGGTGTGTATAATGGCTGCCTCCTAGGTAGTTTCTGCAGCAGGCTGCTTGTACAGGCTGCTCTCAGAGACCTTGGAGACAGTCCTGCACACTGAATATTCACTTCATGCCTGATCACCTGCTGTCTCTAGTCCTGGGGTCCAGACAGGTATGTGGAGTGCCTGTATAATACCCCAGGGAATAGTGGCCAACATTCACACTGGACAGGTCATCATGTCCCTCTCTACCAAGATATAGAACAAGAAGTATGCTATAGAGGCCCTACACAGGGCCAAGTTTAAGTTCCCTGGCTACCAGGAGACCCTTATCTTCAATAAGGGTGGTTTCACCAAGTTTAAAGTAGACGAATTTGAAGACATAGCGGCTGAAAAGTGCCTCATCCCAGGTGGTTATGGGGTCAAATACTTCCCTAACTATGGTCCCCTGGATAAGTGGCAGGCCTGTACTAAGAGCCTCAGAGCCACCTCTTCCTTAATCACATTCAATATATCTACatcctatctaaaaagaaaaagcaaaaaagggctgggtggtggtgcacttggttgagtgcacatgttacagtgtgcaaggaccaaggttcgagcctctgatccccacccacagggaggaagctccacaagtggtgaaaaagtagtgcaggtgtctctctgtctctctccctttctatcaccccttccctctcaatttctggctgtctctatccaataaataaataaagataaccaaaaaaaaatttttttttaaaaagaatgccaATAAAGAATTAGATTTCCTTGGCATTTTTGAAGTTTAATTCCAGGGTGCCCCATATCTGATGTTAAGTACATAGGTGAATCCTAGTCTAGGGGCTGTGGTCCCAAAATCACTCTATGCAACTTAACACTTGAAAAAGCAACCATTTCCTGCTGCAACCACACCACAATAAAAACACTTGCTTTTTAGGGtgggggaagataacataatggttatgcaaagagattctcatgcctgaggctccaaaatcccaggttcaatccctgcaccattataaacaagctgagctgtgttctctgCTTAATTGGAGCTGCTGCAAATCACTTTTGTGTTGATGGGAAACAGGGATTTTgtcaaaaggaaaagggaaaaggcaCAGGAATTTCAGGTAAGAGGCACTGGCATAAGCCATGATCAATACTGTCAGAAGAAGTAAAAAGTGAGCCACTGAGGGCAGTCCCCCACTCTAAGCCCCAGTCCTCCCACGGAATGAGCATCCAACTCACATGTGAGAAACAGTTTGACAccactctcttcttccctctttcttttcccccatcAGATAATTGTCATGTGAGCTCACCTCCTCAAGAATCAGAGTGAGTTAATGAATGGGAAGAGGGTGGGTTTGCCTCCTGCGATCTCCTAGCTGCATCAACTTTGATGTGGTGAAGTCAGGACCCCACTCCTGGCCCTTGGAATAAGCCTCTTGAAAAAGCTTCCTCACAAGAGTAGTATATAAAACTGAATATTACAAGTGAAGTAGGGGTCGGGATGGGGGTTATGATGAGAAAAGAGCAACAGAAACAATTACCCAGACTTGACCAGACACTCGTGGGTCTTAAGAACATCCTTGAGAAAGATAGTTCGCAATGGTTCTCTgtcctgaagggggaaaaaaaaaatgaaaaggcaagTAAGTAAAACTGTTATAAAGTCATGATCTAAGCTAGCTTGGCCAATAATCCCCTTGTCAAGAAATGATGGGTTAAAACAAGATTGCAGATAAGGCAAGGTCTCAGAATAACCAtcaagagagggaaaagaaataaaatgaacactAAGATGATGTTTCATGGCTCTAACCACAGAGCAGCTCACGGTGTGAAGGGACAGTTTAAGATCCCTTTAACAGTGCAGGTAGGAAAACCGACTATAAGACAGATAGTTTTTATCTCTGTATGTCTGTGTCTCTgctcttgcacacacacacacacacacacacacacacacacacacacacacacacacacacacggctgcaCACCCATGTGTCTCTGGCTTTATGATCATTTTAGAAAGGTCCTTgatggaagtcaggtggtagcgcagcgggttaagcgcatgcggtacaaagctcaaggacctgagtaaatttgagcccccggttccccacctgtaggggagtcccttcacgggcggtgaagcaggtctgcaggtgtctatctttctctccctctctctgtcttcccctcctctctccatttctctctgtcctatctagcaacgatgacatcaacaacaataataactacaacaatgaaaaccaacaagggcaacaaaagggaaaataaataaatattttttaaaaaaatttaaaaaaagaaaggtcccTGATATACTACCAACCTGCTCACACTTGAAGTAGCAGATGGTGAAGTCATCAAGTGCGAAGAAACGTCGTTTCCAGCTCTTGCGctgaaataaaaagttcaaaagCAGAACATTAGAAAGTCAAGTGGCTCCATGGTAGAACATGTACCTtggtctctggcaccacatgtgagCAAGAAAGATGAAAGCAAGGTGTGGCTGTGGTGTAAGAGAACGTTATTTCGCTCTCTGCAGTCAGctaggaaaagcaacaaaaatcactTGAAAATGCCAACAAAATACAACTCGGATTTCTTTGGAAACTCCCCAAGACACAGGGGAGTccagacacatgtggctcatggacagaaatggGGTGAGGAAGAGATTCATGGTCTAAAAGGCTGCACTCAGGGGCAGCTGACACCAAACTGAGAGAGTGACAGCTGAGGCgcgccacttccgggtctgagtcaaagaaacaactgttaaaaaaaaaaaaaaagaaagaaagaaagaaaaaaaaaaaaggaaaaagaaaaccaccTAAGTCACAGGGGAGTACAGACATGTGTGGCTTGTAGACCGAAAGGAGTACGGGattgattcccaggactaaaaactgGTGCTCAGGGACAGCTGGTACCAAGAAAGATGAAAGCATAACTCTATGGATGGTAGAGTAGTGcattagtgtctctctctgtcataaaagttaaataaattaagctcaggggaaacagcataatgcttatgcaagagactttcatgcctgagattctgaggtcccaagttcaatccccaacaccaccataaatcagaacgaAGGAGTGCTAGAGCTTGCcttgcctcgcctcgcctcgcctcgcctctcctctcctctcctctcctctcctctcctctcctctcctctcctctcctctcctctcctctcctctcctctcctctcccctcccctcccctcccctcccctctcccttcccctccccttctcttctctctctccccctctctcaactcatttagataaataaaatatttttaaatatctataccTAAATGTCAATATTAAATCCATTTTTAATTACAATATTAGGCTAAGGAAATAACTCAGTAATACAATATCCATTTtatgtgtaaggccctgggtttgatccctggtatcttACATGGAAAGTGAATATgtgaattttaagtttttttaacaaAGTTTAGAAGAAGTGGAGTATGGTGCTTCTAAACCTCCTGGGGACTCCCCATAAAGTCAAGATACCACATTCAgtattggggagagggagggggcaaAAGTTTCTTCCTATCAGGGTCAAAGTCACTTTCCTGAATGGGCAAATGTCTGGTCCTAGAAGTATAACTAGTTTGGGTAGTGGCCAACACTCCTCCTTTTATCCTTTGCTGTGTCCCAGGAGTCACCAGCACCTGCTCCAGCCCCAATGCTGACACTTACCACATTCCCTTGTTTCACACAGTAGCCGCTTTTAATGAGGGGGGGTCCGCTGGGAACACGACAGCCTGTTGTGGGGATGTAACTCTGAGACCTTCGGAGGATGGCATGGGACACAGGCTCGTTCCCTTCCTGCCCATCCCCACCATTCTACGAGGAAACAGCAGCAGAATTAGCACCTTCCACTGCTCCTCCTAGAGTCATACTTCTGACCCTACCCAGCCTTATTTGGCCAAATCATCTCTAACTCCTTTGCCCACCATGTCAAAGAAAAGATAAGCAACAAAGGAAATTGACTTTGTTCCCAGCAAGCACCATGCCATATTTCCACAGAGCAAAACTCAGGAAGGTTGGGCAACTCTAAGAGAAAGAGGACAGAAacatccctacacacacacacacacacacacacacacacacacacaccttccaaaAAGGGTTTTCAGTCTTGAAAACCTTGCCTTCCTCAGTCCAATTTCCCATGAAGTTAACACATGTTTGTCCCCTGTGCATAGAGTGGAACCATGGTGGCTGCACAACTTTAAGAAGCAGGGGCCTCAATTTCTGCATTGCCATAATCCACACCCACTCCAACCTATGCTTTCTTCACTTCCCCGTCTGCACTGGCTCCCTCACTCCCTTCCACCACTGTCTCAGTGCAATGAATGCTCCAAGCACATAGCTGGCCCACCACAACACCAcgtccttctccctgcccctgtagccccaggccccaggccccagcaccTGGTTGATGGGTGTGTGCACCACCACTCCTCCGATGATTTCAGTTTTGTAGGCCACTTGAGGTTTCTTCTCTTGTGCTGGAGTTGCTGCAAGGCTTTTGAGAACTTCTGTAGTCAGGGGCAGATTCCCAACTTTGGGTACCTTGGGAAGAATGACAGCATGGTCAACAGGGAACAGAAGACTTGGGCAAAGTAGAGTGTCAAAagtagggagggaggagggggagcaaagcTAATGgaccatattataaataaattgtCCCTCTCTTCCCATTTACATTCCTGCCAGGAATCCCACAATATATGTGGGtgtacaccccccacacacaaacataacacattttctccccaccctctctctctctatatatatatatatataatcttttttaatgaaaaaaattaattgagcAATGAGGAATGGAATCATAGAGGTGTgaggtcctggcaccacatacacacacacacacacacacacacacacacacacacacacacacacacattcaattaataaaaatttttttaaaaaaagttcaggtcagagggtataatggttatgcaaaacagcctctcatgcctgagactccaaagtcccaggttcaatccccggcaccaccataagccaaagctgaacaatgctctgattaaaaaaaaaaaaaatgtccagaaCAGTCTAGTATAGTCTAGTCCCAAAGCCATGATTAATAACTGCACAGAGAATAGACCTTAACTCCCATCCCATGTGGGTTCCACAGCAATGATGAACATCTCCTTTGCAAGaagatcaataaaaaataatggccCTTTCTACTTCTTCCATAGCCTTAGGAGTCAGAAAGAACTAAGAACCTAGGCTTCTCACTGACTCACAGCTAAGGATCATATGAGAACTCTGCCAAACTTGAGGACCCAGGACTACTGGATCTGCTCAAAGAAGATGGCAGTGATTAAACTGGAGtaccagaaagaaagacactgaggggccaggcggtgacacccCTAGTAAAGTGCATTGTTCATGTTCTCACCtatatgggggaagcttcatgaatggtgaatctgGATTGCAGAGTTCTTGCTCTTTCTCTAACTCCATatccctcttaatctctctctctctctctattaaaaagggagaaggaaaaaaggggggtgggaatgACCACTGGAAACAGTGAATTTACCATACAAGCACTAAATCCCAGTGTTGATCCTGgtgacagtaaataaaaatataataataataaatacacttttcttttttatttctttattggggaattaatgttttacattcgacagtaaatacaatagtttgtacatgcataacatttcccagttttccatataataatacaacccccactaagtcctttgtcatctttcttggatctgtattctccccacccacccaccccagaatcttttactttggtgccatacgccaattccagttcaggttctacttgtgttttctttcctgatcttgtttttcaacttctgcttgagagtgagatccttccatattcatccttctgtttctgacttatttcacttaacatgaatttttcaaggtccatccaagatcagccgaAAACGGTGAGGTCACCCACCatcttttatagctgagtagtattccattgtgtaaatatacttttcttaaaaggaaaaagactAATTCTCAGCCATTCAGTTTGCACTGATGAAGGTGACCTTTGCCCACCAGTTCTCTAATTCAGGACAAAAGTCGACCTGCTCTTCTCCTTCTGGTTGTCCAAAGGCAACAGTAGTTCCCATTTCTTTATCTCTCATCCCAGATGAAATGGGGgttaggggtggggtggtgaggtTTAAGTGCAAGGCAATGTGTGAAAAATGTTTTCCTGTGTTTATTTCTGATCTCAAGGAATCTTCATAAATCACCATTTATTTTCTCCATTGTATAGAAGCTAGGCTGCTGTACTGCTTCCCAGATCTTACCAGCCAACCCAGAAAACTGCTGTCAATATTCAGACCTTGCACCATGGCATGCTTCTGACCAAACACCTGAAGCTGTTCCAGAAATTTGCCTATGTTACTGGATAAAGGTCTAATTTTTTCCCCAAACTTacatctttccttcttcttcttacccttcttcttttttgttctgtattttttttgcctccagggttattattggggcccagtgcctgcactacgaatccactgctcctggaggccattccccaccccccattttgttgctcttattgttgttattggtgttggtgttgttgttggataggtcagagagaaattgagagaggaggcgaagacagacagggggagagagatagaactgcagatctgcttcaccgcccatgaagcgacccctcggtaggtggggagccaggggctcgaaccaggatccttacactggtccttaagcttcatgccatgtgcactcagcctgctTTATCTTTAAGGAAGGAATTCACCATTCaagtcaaataaaaatgagagtACTCAGTGAGTTAGTTCAAGCaaacttttattgatttaattttttatttaccattacagctattgctggggctaggtgcctacacgactgctcctggcagccatatttatattattactgttttcgtttcttctctttctttctattttctaatatagacacagagaggaactgagagggaagggggagagcagagggagagaaagaaagacacttgtgtAGCGCTATTTCActacttgaagcttccctcctgcaggtgggagtaggGGGTCTAAACCCAGGttactgtgcatggtaatgtgtctaTTCTACCAATGAACCACCACTTGGTCCTTCTGGtatactctttatttttaaaaaaaatctatttatttattaatgagaaaggagaagagagagagaactaggcattactctggtacatgagctgccagagactgaactc
The DNA window shown above is from Erinaceus europaeus chromosome 2, mEriEur2.1, whole genome shotgun sequence and carries:
- the PLEKHA2 gene encoding pleckstrin homology domain-containing family A member 2, translated to MVQGLNIDSSFLGWLLCSPSSLPTFDTLLCPSLLFPVDHAVILPKVPKVGNLPLTTEVLKSLAATPAQEKKPQVAYKTEIIGGVVVHTPINQNGGDGQEGNEPVSHAILRRSQSYIPTTGCRVPSGPPLIKSGYCVKQGNVRKSWKRRFFALDDFTICYFKCEQDREPLRTIFLKDVLKTHECLVKSGDLLMRDNLFEIITSSRTFYVQADSPEDMHSWIKEIGAAVQALKCQPRELSFSRSTSLTRSGSSSLSAMPSSLLNRGRPGEEKRSLCKAPTVASSWQPWTPVPQAGEKLLPAEETPEDSLFTSRLGESNISGMLSSSRIRHRSEPQHPKEKPYIFNLDDENIRTSDV